The following are encoded together in the Bactrocera neohumeralis isolate Rockhampton chromosome 6, APGP_CSIRO_Bneo_wtdbg2-racon-allhic-juicebox.fasta_v2, whole genome shotgun sequence genome:
- the LOC126762684 gene encoding equilibrative nucleoside transporter 4, whose product MESAQATTYEPLEGRGAGIRHEPMDSPEADVRAPKDHKHSVYVALLAAGIGFVLPYNSFIIAADYWQARFPGRSVALDMSMTYIIVAFATVLLNNVFLSLAPFRVRILFGYVVSFTTLIFVAVCEVAFHMFAANTAYSVNLAAVSLVAIGCTVQQSSFYGFASMLPKQYTQAVMAGESIAGFLVSSNRVVTKMLIQNDRLSTVIFFLTSTLYVLLSYAMHLFTINSPFVRYHMKACAKIVLRPDEDRLQNDLDGDTPIAKYGVLTLEPTSPPANATNNTTGALSFSNPVYELSNPTAGESVIEGLNSLPDMPSTPQEPTTPTTVAFKVEHVLTPGTCTPGKLSDLKNGFVSRWTVAQAIYPYMVCIALAYCVTLSLYPGIESEIISCSLGTWLPVLLMFTFNTADVIGKLLAALPYPWSRRQLILMSGLRIVLVPLLLLCCAPRHQPVISGETAAFIFTIGLGVSNGLAGSLPMMLAPAKVPGTLKEVTGNMMTLSYNVGLTTGSLIGYVFESMLGAQLTNPCPTYPYAPASMLDPTGAHAQLISTTSTSSTAAPILNTTAVAAALFTTTVSTLLPTTEASTTALVTTTAAAAVSTTSTTVAPLLPTLITPTTALVTSTAAAILSSVAGTIDNVVSAVVSTVSTAALGDLTGETSISTTDPQTPIELMQQI is encoded by the exons TTTCATCATCGCCGCCGACTACTGGCAGGCACGCTTCCCCGGCCGCTCCGTGGCATTGGACATGTCCATGACGTATATAATTGTCGCCTTTGCCACTGTTCTACTCAATAACGTTTTTCTATCGCTGGCGCCATTTCGTGTGCGTATTCTTTTCGGCTACGTGGTGTCCTTTACCACACTCATCTTTGTGGCCGTCTGCGAGGTGGCATTTCATATGTTCGCCGCCAATACGGCGTATTCAGTGAACTTGGCTGCTGTGTCTTTGGTGGCTATCGGCTGTACAG TCCAACAATCCAGCTTCTATGGATTTGCTAGCATGTTACCGAAGCAGTATACCCAAGCGGTAATGGCTGGAGAGAGTATTGCTGGTTTTTTGGTATCTTCCAATCGTGTGGTCACAAAGATGTTAATACAAAATGACCGACTATCAACGGTGATCTTCTTTCTCACTTCGACACTGTATGTGCTACTCAGTTACGCAATGCATTTATTCACTATTAATTCACCGTTTGTACGGTACCATATGAAGGCGTGTGCAAAGATTGTACTCCGACCTGATGAAGATCGATTG CAAAATGACCTCGACGGTGACACGCCCATTGCCAAATACGGTGTATTAACGCTGGAGCCCACTTCGCCGCCAGCAAATGCGACAAATAACACAACAGGCGCACTGAGCTTCAGCAATCCCGTTTATGAGCTTTCCAATCCAACGGCTGGTGAAAGTGTAATAGAGGGACTCAATAGTTTACCCGATATGCCAAGCACTCCGCAAGAGCCCACTACGCCGACCACAGTGGCTTTCAAGGTAGAGCACGTACTCACGCCCGGTACTTGTACGCCCGGCAAGCTGAGCGATCTGAAGAATGGCTTTGTCTCACGTTGGACCGTAGCCCAGGCGATCTATCCATACATGGTGTGCATCGCGCTGGCCTACTGCGTCACACTCTCGCTATATCCTGGCATCGAATCGGAGATTATTTCATGCAGTCTCGGCACATGGCTGCCAGTACTGCTTATGTTTACCTTCAACACGGCGGATGTGATTGGAAAACTGCTGGCTGCTCTGCCATATCCATGGTCACGACGTCAGTTAATATTAATGTCTGGTTTACGCATCGTATTGGTGCCGCTATTGCTCTTGTGCTGTGCGCCGCGTCATCAACCTGTCATTTCTGGAGAGACAGCGGCTTTTATTTTCACAATCGGCTTGGGCGTTAGTAACGGTCTCGCTGGCAGTCTTCCAATGATGCTAGCGCCAGCCAAAGTGCCCGGCACACTTAAAGAGGTGACCGGCAACATGATGACACTTTCGTATAACGTCGGCTTAACGACTGGTTCACTCATCGGTTATGTTTTTGAATCCATGCTGGGTGCACAGCTCACCAATCCATGTCCGACCTACCCGTATGCACCGGCCTCAATGTTAGACCCAACCGGCGCGCATGCGCAACTTATCAGCACTACTAGCACGTCAAGCACCGCTGCACCCATTTTGAATACTACAGCCGTTGCTGCGGCGCTGTTTACCACAACAGTTTCCACATTATTACCGACCACCGAAGCAAGCACAACCGCTTTGGTGACCACAACAGCAGCGGCAGCTGTGTCCACAACCAGCACAACCGTGGCGCCGCTGTTGCCCACTCTAATAACGCCGACGACCGCGTTGGTGACCTCTACAGCGGCGGCGATTTTGAGTTCGGTAGCGGGCACCATCGACAATGTAGTCTCAGCCGTGGTGAGCACCGTCTCAACGGCGGCTCTGGGCGACTTGACTGGCGAGACGAGCATAAGCACCACAGATCCCCAAACGCCAATAGAGCTGATGCAACAGATTTAA